A part of Biomphalaria glabrata chromosome 3, xgBioGlab47.1, whole genome shotgun sequence genomic DNA contains:
- the LOC106056878 gene encoding acid phosphatase type 7-like, whose translation MDCKGFIAFTLLVITANVVADNPCQPNQLHIAYGDDLSKMIISWSTVNDTDSIVKYGLTVDSLTLIQKGNESMFVDGGNEKRTQYIHRVDLVDLKPNTTYFYMAGGPSGWSATYHFKTMPEGEDWSPSLAVFGDLGSENAQSLPRLKSDSAMGMYDAILHVGDFAYDLASNNGRTGDEFMEQIEPIASSIPYMTCVGNHENAYNFSNYRYIFNMPTDNKKMYYSFNMGPVHFISISTEFFYFPYYGVQQLYDQYDWVKQDLIEANKPENRLKRPWIITFGHRPMYCSNNDNDDCTNHESLVRVGIPSLKVKGFEDLFHDMGVDVAIWAHEHSYERLWPLYNMKVMNGSYDHPYTNPGGITHIITGSAGCSERLEYFMKDPPEWSAVRVSDYGFLRMNVFNKTHILFEQVSDDQNGRVIDSFTLIRDRHDSYNKMNRL comes from the exons ATGGATTGTAAAGGCTTTATTGCCTTTACACTTTTGGTGATCACAGCTAATGTTGTGGCTGATAACCCATGCCAACCTAATCAACTTCACATAGCTTATGGTg ATGACTTATCAAAAATGATTATTTCCTGGAGCACTGTGAATGACACAGACAGCATTGTCAAATATGGGTTGACTGTTGACAGCTTGACTTTGATTCAAAAAGGCAACGAGTCCATGTTTGTAGATGGAGGAAATGAAAAGCGCACACAGTACATTCACCGTGTAGATCTGGTGGATTTGAAACCAAATACAACTTATT TTTACATGGCTGGAGGTCCATCTGGATGGTCAGCTACTTaccattttaaaacaatgcCTGAGGGTGAAGATTGGAGCCCTAGTTTAGCTGTTTTTGGAGATTTGGGAAGTGAAAATGCTCAATCTCTTCCACGCCTTAAATCAGATAGTGCTATGGGCATGTATGATGCAATCTTACATGTTG gtgATTTTGCATATGATCTTGCCAGT AACAATGGTAGGACAGGTGATGAATTTATGGAACAGATTGAGCCTATTGCATCTAGCATTCCTTATATGACATGTGTGGGCAACCATGAAAATGCCTA CAACTTCTCCAACTATAGATACATCTTCAATATGCCCACTGACAACAAGAAAATGTATTACAg cttTAACATGGGACctgttcattttatttctatttctactgAATTTTTTTACTTCCCTTACTATGGTGTTCAACAACTTTATGACCAATATGATTGGGTTAAGCAAGACCTCATA gaAGCAAATAAACCAGAGAATAGACTGAAGCGCCCTTGGATTATCACCTTTGGCCACAGACCTATGTACTGCTCCAACAATGACAATGATGACTGCACTAATCATGAAAGTTTG GTTCGTGTTGGAATTCCTTCTTTAAAAGTCAAAGGGTTTGAAGATCTGTTCCATGACATGGGTGTTGATGTGGCTATTTGGGCTCATGAGCATTCATACGAGCGTTTATGGCCTCTTTACAATATGAag GTGATGAATGGCAGTTATGATCATCCTTACACTAACCCAGGAGGCATCACTCACATTATTACTGGTTCAGCT GGCTGTAGTGAACGCCTTGAATATTTCATGAAGGACCCTCCAGAGTGGTCTGCTGTTCGTGTTAGTGACTATGGCTTTTTGCGCATGAATGTCTTCAACAAAACCCATATACTTTTTGAACAAGTGTCTGATGACCAG AATGGCAGAGTAATTGACAGCTTCACTCTGATTAGAGACAGGCATGACTCGTACAACAAAATGAACAGGCTTTAA